One window of Medicago truncatula cultivar Jemalong A17 chromosome 2, MtrunA17r5.0-ANR, whole genome shotgun sequence genomic DNA carries:
- the LOC11432382 gene encoding protein NRT1/ PTR FAMILY 1.1: MDKELQLCSVDAANEEEMVSQQPQRRKGGLITMPFIIGNEALARMASLGLLPNMILYLMGSYRLHLGISTQILLLSSAASNFTPVIGAFIADSFLGRFLGVGIGSSISFLGMSLLWLTAMIPSARPPACNHPSEGCESATPGQLAMLFSALILIAIGNGGISCSLAFGADQVNRKDNPNNRRVLEIFFSWYYAFTTIAVIIALTGIVYIQDHLGWKVGFGVPAILMLISTVLFFLASPLYVKIKQKTSLFTGFAQVSVAAYKNRKLPLPPKTSPEFYHQQKDSELVVPTDKLRFLNKACVIKDHEQDIASDGSAINRWSLCTVDQVEELKAIIKVIPLWSTAITMSINIGGSFGLLQAKSLDRHIISSSNFEVPAGSFSVILIVAILIWIIIYDRVLIPLASKIRGKPVIISPKKRMGIGLFFNFLHLITAAIFETVRRKEAIKEGYLNDTHGVLKMSAMWLAPQLCLAGIAEMFNVIGQNEFYYKEFPKSMSSVAASLSGLAMGVGNLVSSLVLSIIESTTPSGGNEGWVSDNINKGHFDKYYWVIVGINALNLLYYLVCSWAYGPTVDEVSNVSKENGSKVEESTEFKHMNPHFDDKVSGETSSKEKELTEFKNGAQVEKVFKNSEQRDLKEEDL, translated from the exons ATGGACAAGGAACTTCAGCTTTGTTCTGTTGATGCTgctaatgaagaagaaatggttTCTCAACAACCACAAAGACGCAAGGGTGGTCTTATCACCATGCCTTTTATAATTG GGAATGAGGCACTTGCTAGGATGGCAAGTTTGGGACTATTACCAAACATGATATTGTATTTGATGGGATCATACAGACTTCACCTTGGCATATCTACTCAGATACTTCTTTTATCCTCTGCAGCTAGCAATTTCACACCTGTGATTGGTGCTTTTATTGCAGATTCTTTTCTGGGTCGATTCCTAGGTGTTGGAATAGGTTCTTCTATCAGTTTCCTG GGAATGTCACTGCTGTGGTTAACAGCCATGATCCCGTCGGCACGGCCTCCTGCTTGCAACCATCCATCTGAAGGTTGTGAATCAGCAACACCAGGTCAATTGGCAATGTTATTCTCTGCCCTAATTCTGATAGCAATTGGAAATGGTGGTATTTCATGTTCTTTAGCATTTGGTGCAGACCAAGTTAATAGAAAAGATAACCCTAATAACCGCAGGGTTTTGGAAATATTCTTCAGTTGGTATTATGCTTTCACAACTATAGCTGTCATAATAGCTCTCACTGGAATAGTATATATCCAAGATCATCTTGGTTGGAAAGTTGGTTTTGGTGTTCCAGCAATACTCATGCTTATATCCACTGTCTTATTCTTTCTTGCTTCTCCTCTTTATgtgaaaattaaacaaaaaaccAGCTTATTCACTGGTTTTGCACAAGTATCTGTTGCTGCCTACAAGAACAGAAAACTTCCATTGCCACCTAAAACCTCTCCTGAATTTTACCATCAACAAAAAGACTCAGAACTCGTTGTTCCAACTGATAAACTAAG GTTTCTAAATAAAGCTTGTGTTATTAAGGATCATGAACAAGATATAGCCTCAGATGGTTCAGCGATAAATCGTTGGAGTCTATGCACAGTAGATCAAGTTGAAGAACTAAAAGCCATTATTAAAGTTATTCCATTGTGGTCAACAGCGATCACAATGTCTATTAACATTGGAGGCTCATTTGGATTGCTGCAAGCTAAATCCTTAGACAGACATATCATTTCAAGTTCAAACTTTGAAGTACCAGCAGGATCTTTTTCTGTTATCTTGATAGTTGCAATATTAATATGGATAATTATCTATGATCGTGTTCTTATTCCTTTAGCATCAAAGATAAGAGGGAAGCCCGTAATTATCAGCCCAAAGAAAAGAATGGGAATTgggttgttttttaattttcttcactTGATAACTGCAGCAATTTTTGAGACTGTAAGGAGAAAGGAAGCAATCAAAGAAGGATATTTGAATGATACTCATGGAGTGTTGAAAATGTCTGCAATGTGGCTTGCACCTCAACTTTGTTTGGCTGGTATAGCAGAAATGTTCAATGTTATTGGCCAGAATGAGTTTTATTACAAAGAGTTTCCAAAGAGTATGTCTAGTGTTGCTGCTTCCCTTTCTGGATTGGCAATGGGTGTAGGAAACTTGGTATCCTCTTTAGTATTGAGCATTATAGAAAGCACTACTCCAAGTGGAGGAAATGAAGGGTGGGTTTCTGATAATATTAACAAAGGTCATTTCGACAAGTATTATTGGGTTATAGTTGGAATTAATGCTCTAAATCTATTGTATTACTTAGTATGCAGTTGGGCTTATGGACCTACAGTTGATGAAGTATCCAATGTGAGTAAAGAAAATGGTTCCAAAGTGGAAGAATCAACTGAATTCAAGCATATGAATCCACACTTTGATGACAAGGTTAGTGGTGAAACTAGTTCAAAGGAGAAAGAGTTAACTGAATTCAAGAATGGGGCCCAGGTTGAGAAAGTATTCAAGAATAGTGAACAAAGGGACTTGAAGGAGGA